GtaaaaaacttttgattgacTTTCAGTCATTTCATCTGTGCTAAGAAAGCAGAAGTCTTCTCGCCGCTCATCAACATGGACGTGACCATACATGTCTTTAGAAATGGCTTAACCCTTTGAAGTCCTGTCTGTGCTTTTTTGAAACTACTTTACAATTCCAATATTTGACCTTTAAAGGAGTTTATTGATGCCTGTTTTTCGTACAACCCCAGCTTATTTCTTCTTATCTTATATCAAATTTCTGCCATTTATTTCTTGGCATTTCAAAGAACAGCTCGGGTCCTTCGTGGTTAAATCACGGAGCTAGCACTTAGCATTTAGCTGCTACTGTGTAGCCGTCTGTCGGCAGCACAGACTAAAAACCAGAACTTTTACTGTTGAAATGCATTTGTAGACTGTTGTTGGTGTTAAGACAAACTAATATAGAGACaatgaaagtgttttaaagAGTTATTGAATGTCCCGCTAGCTTGACTGAGCAGCTCTTGTTAGTCTCCTCCTTGTTGTTGCTGTATTCTCCTGCACTTTCCGGTGATGTCATGATCGTTCATGGCATGCAGACTcttagtggagtatttatccagaataaTGAGCTTGAAATATATGTGGTGATCATATTAACGATAAATGAAATGTCCGAAACGATAGctttttgtctgacgtcacgtgaaaaagGTTTCTGGTTTGAATCTTTGGTTCCCTCCTCTCTGAGCTGGACCCTCCTCTCTCTTTGATGTTTGCTCACTGTGATGTGATACTCCCGATGACTTGACCCGCCTTCTCCTTGATTTCAGCTCCTCAAGAGGGTGTATGGGAACTTCCTGGTTTCAACAGAAGCCGGTGAGTTCCTACGTGGCCTCCTTCTATCTTCACTCACCTTTTAACGCCAGTCTAAACTGTTGGCACTAACGCCGCCTCCCTATAGGCTACAACGTGTCTCTGCTCTACGACCTGGAAGCTCTACCTGCCAACAAAGAGGACGTGGTCCACCAGGCAGGGATGCTGAAGAGGAACTGCTTCGCCTCTGTGTTCGAGAAGTACTTCAAGTTCCAGGAAGAGGGCAAAGACGGCGAGAAGAGGGCTGTGGTGCACTACCGAGACGACGAGTCCATGTACGTCTGCAGGAGCGTCACCGTTTCTGCTTCCTAAAATGTTTCCACCACTGCTCTGTGGTGTTAGTTCATGTTTAGAAGATGAttgaagaaaatgttcagattttgtCCTAAAATGCAGTTGGGTTTGCTGAACGAGTTCTTGTTTTGACAAGTTTTTGATCGGTGCTTCAGGTATGTAGAAGCCAAAAAAGACCGAGTGACCGTGGTGTTCAGCACCGTGTTCAAAGACGACGACGATGTCATTATCGGGAAGGTCTTCATGCAGGtgagagggggcggggccagatCACAGAAAGTCTTTGAAGTCTCTCAGCCTTTTGGGAGAACATGTTTGGACCATAGCAGCACTTTAGCAGTCAGAAAGAAGTTGGATTTATGTGAATAACTTTTCTAGGAAGATGCTTTATATTGGAGTGATTGATTACTAGTTAGGGCTGAAAGTTTCAGGTGTCTTTATCTCACTGTCAATAAACAGTAAATTCAAATAACAGGTTAAAGTTTGTCCCTTTAGCTCCTTGACGTGTTGGCATCAATCTTTGATTCTGCTTTAGCTAGCCTTTTAGACTCACTTCAAAGAACCAAAAAAGGCCATTTTTAAATGGAAGTTTGTGGTTATGGTTGCAGGAGTTCAAGGAGGGCCGGAGAGCCAGCCACACGGCCCCCCAGGTGCTCTTCAGCCACAGGGAGCCTCCTCTGGAGCTGAAGGACACGGACGCTGCCGTCGGGGACAACATTGGATACATCACCTTTGGTGAGTCCGGGCGGCGCTTTGACCCGTTTGACCTCTCGTCACATTTGACTCACGACGCTGTTTGCTGCAGTGCTGTTCCCTCGCCACACCAACGCCAACGCCAGAGACAACACCATCAACCTCATCCACACCTTCAGGGACTACCTGCACTACCACATAAAGTGCTCCAAGGTGAGATCTCCTGTTTGATGTGGAGGCATGGGGCTCGCCTGTGGGCTCACCTGTCCTCTCTCTTCAGGCCTACATTCACACCCGCATGAGGGCCAAAACCTCCGATTTCCTGAAGGTGCTGAACCGGGCTCGACCCGACGCAGAGAAGAAGGAGATGAAAACCATAACGTGAGTTGATGCGGTTCTGCTGGAACACGAAGAACAGAAAGGAATGGAAATGTTCAATCTGGAGACAACAGACTCCGTCACTTCTAGGAAATGTAGATTTCTATCAGCTAGACTTTGTTTCAATTTCTGATCAAACATTTCTAGTTTCATTAGAATTGTATTAGAACTAAAACAGTTGTAGCCTGTTCTCCGAGATCTTATAAAATGGTTTGCTGTTGATCTGTGTTCCAGTGGGAAAACCTTTTCCCGTTAACGCCGGCCCAAATATTTGGCAGTGAAGCTCAAGGTGCCGTCGGACTCCAGGACTCCTCCAAACGTTTCCTCCCAGCAGCCTCCATTCCCTCCTCTGTTTGAAGCTCCATCATGTTAACGCCACATGGAAAAAGGctcaacaaaaatggaaaaaagggcattttttttgctttgcttaGCTAAAGAGAATTATTAGTCATAAATagattataaatatatatatatatatatatatgaacaaaACGAATGACATTTTTGATACGATATTCTCCTCCATTTGGTACTGGCTCGCCCTTCAGCCCTGAGCACTCGGTGTCCATGTGTCGGATGATTTCAGCCCCGTTTCCTCTCTGTGCTTTCATGTCGTCTGAACTGTTGGTCCAAAATAAATCTGAACAAAACGCTGGCTCCTCTCTAATCCTTTGGTCCCACAGGTTCTGCTGGGGGGGTTAAATTCACCCTGAGTTCCGTACTCACTAGAGAAACTCCACAATCAAACATGTATCCTGTTGGTTTAACTAACTCTTTTATAGTCAATCTAATATTTTCTAACTCAATGtttaactagaaaaattgcattgcctgtgataatgctagtgtgaatgttttttgctgaaagtagttgctggagatgctgaagcttttgctgaaaattgtgactCAATTTAAgtactgaagggatttgctgaaaatgcaaaagctatgttacatttactaaaagactggaaattgaattaaagaaCTGAAAGACGGCTAAAGTTTAtctcaatttttgaaaaatataatgtgaaattacttaaaaatccctaatacatgtcaatttagcaaaaatatgtagtgtgttgcttaaacatAAGCTCAACTCCAAACTATCCAGAAaaggctagcttgttgcttaaatactagctaatctccaaattgcctaaaattcatcagtaaattaaattagtaaaaaaaaaacattaacttgttactaaaatagaagttaaactctaaattatacTAAATatccccagtagataacaaattgaccaaaaacagtatgtttctaaattatttggtaaaattagtataaaagatgaaaactgcccatgaataaatttaaaagctttttaatttttaaaatgtttaaggaatttcttatttatttcctatggggcatattttgctcaacatttcaaaactctaaatctatgaataccaaaaatacaagcagtaatgttctgaacaagctgaacgttttgattcCAGATTGTTGAAAcatctgaaagtgtgattgagttttttcgTGCTGAAAgatgtacagaaaggagcagcaggatcatagtgtgaatgctgactgaACATTCCCACAATTAAATGgttaacattttgtttctggGAGTGAAAGACATTTGTTGAAGTTTCCACTCAAGAATTTCATGTATGTTTTTGAAATTTCAACTTTTGTCATGATAATCAGAGAGAAACAGAATGAACTGGGTTAGTTTTAAACACAGCAGCTGGTCTGATGCTGCAGCTGTCACCGTCTTTTGTTCTCCTTTCAGACCGTTTCCTTCCTTTTAATACTGATGAAGTACAGGATTTTTCAAAGCCCCTCATGTGATCTACAAGGTACATCTACAGGTCCAAAATCAAGTAGGAAATTTCCCAGATGTCtttgcaaaaataacacaaaactagaatggtgaatatagaccacaatgcattgcatttagATGATTTGATCACATgaatcagaacacagtggattcatcaATAGtctataaaatgttcatatttattacatttttactcacAAATCGCTGATGTCATACTTGGTGTTTaaatgtagttcactttcagcttatccctttcggggtccccacagcgtaacagcacccacggtttcacatcagtgatttggcagagtttttacgccggatgcccttcctgacacaaccctgtacttgaggggcacagggacccagttaggcagcagcatcaagggtctaaggacccaatctgggtggagatcagtggacaaccctggaatcaaACCCAGAGCTCCTGCGTAAATATGTGTCCAAATTACATTAACATCCATTCTAAATAGTACAAGAAAATCTAGTCTTGTTGCAGTTCTGGAGTGGTGAAGTAATTCAGTCACATTACAgacctgacctttgaccttcaggGCATCAGACAGTGTGACATCACAGCTTTTGAAGAAGAACTGGAAACCATGTTCACATGTCTGACACTGAACCTACAGGTGGAAAGGTGATTTATGGATACAAGTGAGGTTTTTTAACAGTCCTGCATCACAGTGTGAGCCAAACTCTTCCAAAGTTACTGGAATTCTGTCAAATCAATCTCACAGGCGTGATAGGACTTTAGTAGTAATGTGACGATGACTCGAAGAGTATGATGGTAGCTATGGGTCAATCACatcttaaccctttagcaccggagctccagtgtttatgttctctgacttactgtaacttttcaaccgttaacacaataattccagtagattctcaaggagaaaagccgcttttctccttgagaatctactggaattattgtgtaaacgttgaaaagttaccgtacgtta
This Oryzias melastigma strain HK-1 linkage group LG2, ASM292280v2, whole genome shotgun sequence DNA region includes the following protein-coding sequences:
- the arpc2 gene encoding actin-related protein 2/3 complex subunit 2, with amino-acid sequence MILLEINNRIIEETLTLKFDGASNGTKPEAVDVTFADFDGVLYHISNPNGDKTKVMVSISLKFYKELQEHGADELLKRVYGNFLVSTEAGYNVSLLYDLEALPANKEDVVHQAGMLKRNCFASVFEKYFKFQEEGKDGEKRAVVHYRDDESMYVEAKKDRVTVVFSTVFKDDDDVIIGKVFMQEFKEGRRASHTAPQVLFSHREPPLELKDTDAAVGDNIGYITFVLFPRHTNANARDNTINLIHTFRDYLHYHIKCSKAYIHTRMRAKTSDFLKVLNRARPDAEKKEMKTITGKTFSR